In one Mucilaginibacter ginsenosidivorax genomic region, the following are encoded:
- a CDS encoding 2OG-Fe(II) oxygenase — protein MEDSFNCLIDSYLADKVGIADHFLNDTLAADLKLNLLALVKSSLLLSAGTGNDKTVNHDTKVRGDHIYWLDRKHNTPCENDFFDLMDSFVTYLNKTCYTGITSYEFHYTLYEKGAFYKKHLDQFRNNDSRKYSMIMYLNTGWLAADGGELRIHHANHEQNIGPENGRTVFFKSNELVHEVLCTQTSRMSITGWLKVDH, from the coding sequence TTGGAAGACTCATTCAATTGCCTTATCGATAGTTATCTTGCTGATAAGGTTGGCATTGCTGATCATTTTTTAAACGACACGCTTGCTGCCGATCTTAAACTAAACCTGCTGGCTCTTGTTAAATCAAGCTTGTTGTTATCTGCCGGAACTGGTAACGATAAAACCGTGAACCACGACACCAAGGTTAGGGGAGACCATATTTACTGGCTCGACCGCAAACATAACACTCCATGCGAAAATGACTTTTTCGACCTAATGGATAGTTTTGTTACCTATCTCAATAAAACCTGTTATACAGGTATTACAAGTTATGAATTTCATTATACGTTGTATGAAAAAGGGGCTTTCTACAAAAAACATCTTGATCAGTTCAGGAATAACGATAGCCGTAAATATTCAATGATCATGTATTTAAATACTGGCTGGTTAGCTGCTGATGGGGGTGAATTGCGGATACATCATGCAAATCACGAGCAGAATATTGGCCCCGAAAACGGCCGCACGGTATTCTTTAAAAGTAACGAACTGGTACACGAAGTTTTATGTACACAAACATCCAGGATGAGCATTACTGGCTGGTTAAAGGTTGACCATTAA
- a CDS encoding NAD-dependent epimerase/dehydratase family protein, which produces MKTGIRAIVTGATGMVGEGLMHQCLQSPDVDQVLVINRKASEVSHPKLKEIIHADFFDLSPISNQLAGYNACFFCLGVTSVGKKADEYYKLTYTLTMHVAQILAKQDPEMTFCYVSGAGTDTNEKGNGWAAVKGKTENDLMKLPFKQVYAFRPGFIKPIKGLKNAHSFYKYINWLFPVGRALYPAGFCTLEELAAAMINVVDHPYPKKVIEGKDIIALANSAKVSK; this is translated from the coding sequence ATGAAAACAGGAATAAGAGCAATAGTTACAGGCGCAACAGGAATGGTAGGCGAGGGGCTTATGCACCAATGTTTACAAAGCCCGGATGTTGACCAGGTTTTAGTGATTAACCGGAAAGCGTCGGAAGTGTCGCATCCCAAATTAAAGGAGATCATTCATGCCGATTTTTTTGATCTCTCGCCAATCAGCAATCAGCTTGCCGGTTATAACGCATGCTTTTTTTGCCTGGGTGTTACTTCCGTTGGTAAAAAGGCAGACGAATATTATAAGCTTACGTATACACTCACCATGCATGTAGCCCAAATATTGGCAAAACAGGATCCGGAAATGACTTTTTGCTATGTATCGGGCGCGGGCACAGATACTAATGAAAAAGGCAACGGCTGGGCCGCGGTAAAAGGTAAAACAGAAAACGACCTGATGAAACTGCCCTTTAAACAGGTTTACGCATTTAGGCCAGGGTTTATAAAACCAATAAAGGGACTGAAAAATGCCCACAGTTTTTATAAATATATCAACTGGTTGTTCCCGGTTGGTCGTGCCCTTTACCCGGCCGGGTTTTGTACTTTAGAGGAATTGGCTGCCGCCATGATAAACGTAGTTGATCACCCATACCCCAAAAAAGTGATAGAAGGAAAGGATATTATAGCGCTGGCTAATAGCGCAAAGGTATCTAAATAG
- a CDS encoding RNA polymerase sigma factor, with the protein MGEAELQQLIAGCLQQSRKDQKMLYKAFYGFAMSICLRYAGNRYEAAEIMNQGFLKVFTNLQKYDTSRPFIAWVGRIMMNTSVDYYRSNLKLSLTDDLDTAEDIGHNELPDQKLNYDDLIGMVQQLPNAYRTVFNLFAIEGFSHEEIASKLNISTGTSKSNLFKAREKLKNMVINSGRLPESNSGSGQHTIVAIGTISISMSVLIELIMK; encoded by the coding sequence ATGGGAGAAGCAGAACTACAACAATTAATTGCGGGCTGTTTACAGCAAAGCCGGAAAGACCAGAAAATGCTATATAAGGCATTTTATGGCTTTGCTATGAGTATATGCCTGCGATACGCCGGCAATAGGTATGAAGCTGCTGAAATCATGAACCAGGGCTTTTTAAAGGTGTTTACAAACCTTCAAAAATATGATACCAGCCGCCCTTTTATTGCGTGGGTTGGCAGGATTATGATGAACACATCTGTTGATTATTACAGAAGCAACCTGAAGCTATCGCTCACCGATGACCTTGACACCGCCGAAGACATCGGGCATAATGAACTCCCCGATCAGAAGTTAAATTACGATGATCTTATTGGCATGGTGCAACAACTGCCCAATGCTTACCGTACGGTATTTAACCTGTTTGCCATTGAGGGATTTTCGCACGAGGAGATAGCGTCGAAACTAAATATAAGTACAGGTACATCAAAATCAAACCTGTTTAAAGCGCGTGAAAAATTAAAAAATATGGTAATCAATTCCGGCAGGTTGCCGGAGAGTAATTCCGGCAGCGGTCAACATACTATTGTGGCTATTGGCACTATAAGCATCAGCATGTCGGTATTGATAGAATTAATAATGAAATGA